The following coding sequences are from one Thamnophis elegans isolate rThaEle1 chromosome 5, rThaEle1.pri, whole genome shotgun sequence window:
- the SELENOF gene encoding selenoprotein F: protein MAIREGAMGLGRYWLWLLATLQAISAYGAELSSEACRDFGFSSNLLCSSCDLLGQFGLNQLDPSCRKCCQEEVQSEIRKLYAGAILEVCGUKLGRFPQVQAFVKSDKPKLFRGLQIKYVRGSDPVLKLLDDSGNIAEELSILKWNTDSVEEFLNEKLERL, encoded by the exons ATGGCGATTCGAGAGGGAGCCATGGGGCTGGGCCGTTACTGGCTTTGGTTGTTAGCGACGCTGCAGGCG ATATCTGCTTATGGAGCAGAATTATCATCGGAGGCATGCAGAGattttggcttttccagcaatttGCTGTGCAGTTCTTGTGATCTTCTTGGCCAATTTGGCTTGAATCAGTTGGATCCATCCTGCAGAAAGTGCTGCCAAGAAGAAGTTCAATCTGAAATTAGAAAG CTCTACGCAGGAGCAATCCTTGAAGTGTGTGGATGAAAATTGGGGAGGTTCCCTCAGGTTCAGG CTTTTGTCAAGAGCGACAAGCCCAAACTTTTCAGGGGACTGCAGATTAAG TATGTGCGTGGCTCTGATCCTGTACTGAAGCTCTTGGACGACAGTGGGAACATTGCCGAAGAATTGAGCATCCTGAAATGGAATACAGATAGCGTTGAAGAATTCTTAAATGAAAAGCTAGAACGTCTCTAA